Below is a window of Dietzia timorensis DNA.
GTGGGCTTGCCTTTATCTCGTTGATCTTCGCGGCCTACGTGCTGGTGCCGGCCGGGGTTGTGTGGCTTATCGGCGCTATCGCCTCTCTAGCCGGTGCCCGTTTGCGGAGCCGCTGGTTCCTCGCCGCTCCGGCAGTTCTCGTGTTCGGCGCGGCGCTGGTCATTGCCATCCGATTCCTCGTGCCCCAGGACTTCGACGATTCGGAGGTCGAACTCACCGAGTTCGCCCAAGAAGCACATTCCCGCGAAGAGGGAAGCTACGAAGCCTTCGACCCGCCGCGCACCATCGGGCACGTCGAGGTGGATTCGGTGGAAACACGACCGGACGGGGTCGTTCTGCTGGGAAATGCTGATGGATCCGCCTTCTTCACCAGTTATTTTTGGGCGTACTCGCCCGATGGCCCACCTCCTTTGCGCGGAGACGAAGAGGACCTCACCCACCTCGGCGGGCCCTGGTACTCGCTATCCAGAAGCTGGTAGCCCCTGCAGCGCCCGGTCCACCCGGAGCACTGTGACCGGGCGCTCCTTCTTGTCTGCTGTTAAGGTTTCACGTGAAACCGCACGCAGGGAATCCGGTGAGACTCCGGAGCTGGCGCGCAACGGTGTGGCCCCCACCCGACAGTAGGCCGGGGTGCCGAGCCCGATCGCTGCTGTGGTGACGCCACCCATCCGGGGATCTTCGCGCACAAGATCGAATCGTAAAGGCACTACCAGCGTGAGCCATGTCCGCATGACTGCCGCCGAGAAAAAGGCCCTCCGGGCCCACACCGGTCGCATGTCCGTACCGCCGCTATTGCTGACGGCGGGGCTCGCGATCCTTCTCGTCCTCAGTGTCATCGTCTCCCTCGCCTTCGGCTCCGAACGCCTCCCGCTCGGCGACGTGTTCGGCGCGGTGCGCGCACGGGTATTCGGCGGGGCCACGCCGTCATTCGTGATCGACTCGATCGTGTGGGAGCTGCGGCTGCCACGCGCGCTGCTCGCGGCGATCGCAGGGGCAGGGCTCGCCATCGCCGGCGCCGCGATGCAGACTCTCGTGCGCAATCCGCTCGCCGATCCCTATCTGCTCGGGGTCTCCTCCGGCGCGTCGGTGGGCGCGACGGCGGTGCTCACCACGGGCGCGCTCAGCGGGCTCGGCGTGTACGCACTCTCCGGCGGCGCGTTGCTCGGCGCGCTGGCTGCGTCCTTCGCAGTGTTCTTCATCGCCAGCGCCCAGGGCGGGCTGACGCCGCTGCGCCTCGTCCTCTCCGGCGTCGTGCTCTCGGCCGCCTTCTCGGCGATGTCCTCGTTCCTCGTCTTCCTCTCGCCCGAGCCACGCGCCGCGGAGTCCGTGATGTTCTGGCTCCTCGGTTCGGTCGCGGGCGCGACGTGGGTGAAGCTGCCGTTCGTGTTCGTCATCGTGGCCCTGGCGCTCGTTTCCCTGCTCGCGATCCACGGCTGGCTCGACGCGATGAGCGCCGGCGAGGAGACCGCCCACTCGCTGGGCGTGCCGGTGCGGGGGCTGCGGATTTCGCTGTTCGTGCTGCAGGCCGTCACGGTCGGCGCGGTGGTCGCCGTCGCCGGCGGCATCGGTTTCAGCGGGCTTATCGCCCCGCACCTCGCGCGGCTCGTCGTGGGCGCACGGCACCGGGTGATGCTGCCGGTCGCCGCGCTCGGGGGCGCGCTGTTCGTGGTGTTGGTGGACACGATCTCGCGGGTGCTCGTCTCGCCGCAGGAAATGCCGCTCGGCGTCGTCACGGGGATCGTCGGAGCGCCGGTGTTCCTCATCCTCATGGGCCGCGCTCGCTACAGCTTCGGGGGCCAGAATTGAGTTCCACGGACCGCTCAGCCACGGGCATCGACCTCGCCGTCCGCGACCTGCGCATCGACCGAGGCGGCACGACGATCCTCGACGACGTGTCCTTCACCGTTCCCGCCGGGAGCACCTTGGCGGTCGTCGGCACCAACGGGTCCGGTAAATCGACGCTGCTGCGCGGGCTGGTCGGGGTCACCCCGCCGGCGAGCGGCGAGATCGATATCGGTGGGCGAATCCGCACGGCCGGGCCTCGTGCCGCCCGGCGGTGGGCGCGCCGCCGCGCCCATGAGATGGCGTTCGTGAGCCAGGAGGAACTGCCCGCCGCCGAGCTGTCGGTCGCAGAGGCCGTGTCGCTCGGGCGTACTCCGCACCGCAAGCCGTGGGCCGGGCAC
It encodes the following:
- a CDS encoding FecCD family ABC transporter permease: MSVPPLLLTAGLAILLVLSVIVSLAFGSERLPLGDVFGAVRARVFGGATPSFVIDSIVWELRLPRALLAAIAGAGLAIAGAAMQTLVRNPLADPYLLGVSSGASVGATAVLTTGALSGLGVYALSGGALLGALAASFAVFFIASAQGGLTPLRLVLSGVVLSAAFSAMSSFLVFLSPEPRAAESVMFWLLGSVAGATWVKLPFVFVIVALALVSLLAIHGWLDAMSAGEETAHSLGVPVRGLRISLFVLQAVTVGAVVAVAGGIGFSGLIAPHLARLVVGARHRVMLPVAALGGALFVVLVDTISRVLVSPQEMPLGVVTGIVGAPVFLILMGRARYSFGGQN
- a CDS encoding DUF308 domain-containing protein: MSNSLTGEGTESRAGMDEPEDGVGLSRWARVGRGLLWFAAIGPAIVALIVVGAFCLLAADWWPWEDNSDSGLAFISLIFAAYVLVPAGVVWLIGAIASLAGARLRSRWFLAAPAVLVFGAALVIAIRFLVPQDFDDSEVELTEFAQEAHSREEGSYEAFDPPRTIGHVEVDSVETRPDGVVLLGNADGSAFFTSYFWAYSPDGPPPLRGDEEDLTHLGGPWYSLSRSW